The DNA sequence ATAACGAAAGATACTGAGTATAATTTTAATTTTTTCAATCTTAAGACTGGAACTCCTGCTAATATTCAACCAAAGAAAAAGAATTGGGATTTGGCTTTTACTACTTTTACTAATGAAGTGGTAGATCCTGCAACAGGATTGAGTGCAGGAAGTTATTTCTATGCTGATTTTATTATTACCAATATAACTAGTGGAGTAAGTGCTTATCAGGTGACAGTTACGGGTAGTTTAGATCAGGCATATAATTCATTTAAGCTAAGTAACGTAGATCCTACCAAGCTTGTTTCTAATGATCAAAGAGCAATCGGAGATAAGTGGAGGACGACTACCGGAACCAGTGACGTTGCAGGTGCTTTCGTTTATGCTGATCGTTTCTTTGTATTAAAAGATGCTGAAGGTTTCTATTTTAAACTAAGGTTTAATAAAATGAAAGACCCTCAAGGAAACCGTGGACATGCCAGCTTCGAATTCGAACCTTTATAATAAATCAAATAAATAGTATATCATGAAGAAAATAGTTTTAGTGGTATCCGTGCTTTTAGCAGTATATTCTTGCAAAAAGGCAGAAGGAGCTAAACAAGAAAATACAACAGAGGCTGTTTCCTCTGAAACACCAAAAAGCAATAACAAAATTGTAACATTAAGCGGTGGAATTACGGAAATTGTAAGTGCTTTAGGTCACGAAAAAGAAATTGTAGGAACCGACGTTACAAGTACATATCCTGAAAGTTTAAAGACAACAGCTAAAAATTTAGGCCATGTAAGATCAATAACGATCGAGCCTATTATGGCGGTAAATCCTACATTAATATTGGCGTCTGATAAAGATATCAATCCTGAATTAATGGGAAAAATTAAATCATCAGGGATTAAAGCTGAAGTTTTCAAACAGGAATATTCTGTTGAAGGAACTAAAAAATTAATCGAACAGGTTGCAAAAGCTATCGGTAATACAGATTATCAGAAATTAAATGATAAAATTGATGCTGATTTGAAGCAGGTTCAGCCTCTTGCTAAAAAGCCTAAAGTATTGTTTATCTACGCGAGAGGAAACATGTTGATGGTTTCCGGGACAAAAACACCCATGGATGCTTTGATTACTCTTGCAGGAGGACAAAATGCTGTGACAGAATTCGAAGATTTCAAACCATTGACTCCTGAGGCTGTTGTAAAAGCTAATCCGGATGTATTATTCTTCTTCTCATCAGGATTAGAAGGAGCTGGTGGAAATGAAGGGGCTCTTAAAATGCCAGGTGTTTCTCAGACAAATGCCGGTAAAAATAAAAAGATTATTGCTATGGATGGAGGCCTGGTTTCAGGTTTCGGACCAAGAGTAGGAGAGGCTGCAGTAGGATTAAACAAACTATTAATTGAAAACACAAAGTAAACTATACTTTTATTTAACTATAAGTACCATACTGCTTGTCATTATAGCAGTATGGTCACTTAATACAGGGGTTTATAATTTTAACGGAGCTTCTCCGTATAAAATTTTGTGGGAGGTTATAAAAGGAAATGAAAATGTATCGCTTAGCGATAAATATGTGATATGGGATGTTCGTGCTGCAAGAATCATCATGGCAATCTTAATTGGAAGCATGCTGGCAGTCTCAGGAACAGGTTTGCAGGGGCTTTTCAAAAATCCATTAGCGACGGGAGATTTAATAGGACTGACTTCCGGAGCAACACTACTTGCTGCTATTGCCATTGTTTTAGGAGGGTATTTCAAACAATATCTTCCTGAGGTAATACAATTTTCATTGGTAGGTATTTCTGCTTTTATAGGAGCTTTTCTATCCATGATGCTGGTGTATCGGATTTCTACAAGTGGTGGAAAAACAAATGTGGTCATGATGTTGCTTACAGGAGTAGCTATCACCGCCATTGGATTTTCAATCACGGGTTTTTTGATTTACATTTCAAAAGACGAGCAATTGAGAGATTTAACTTTCTGGAATCTGGGAAGTCTGGCAGCAGCCACCTGGACGAAGAATATTGTTTTAGGTATTGTTTTGATTATTTCTTATGTAATTTTAATACCAAAAGGAAAAGCATTGAATGCGATGATGTTAGGAGAGAAAGATGCTCAGCATTTAGGGATTAATGTCGAAAGACTTAAGAAACAGATCATCGTTATTGTTGCATTAATGGTTGGAACTTCAGTAGGATTTTCCGGGACGATAGGCTTTGTGGGTCTTATTGTACCGTACATTTTAAGGTTGTTGTTCAAGTCTAATTATGCATTTATACTGCCATTGTCTGCGGTATGTGGGAGTGTTTTGCTTTTAACAGCTGATACATTCAGCCGAAGTATAGTAGAACCTTCAGAATTACCGATCGGCATTCTTACTGCATTAATGGGAGGACCGATCTTTATAGCTATTTTAATTAAATTTAAAAAATCACTTTAATGATAAAGGCACATCAGATCAGCTATAAACATAAAGAATTTCATATTCTTGATGGAGTGGATGTCTCATTGGGATATGGTGAGTTTTTAGCTATTGTAGGACCCAATGGTGCAGGGAAATCCAGCCTGTTAAGTGTTTTAGCGAATGAAATAAAATCAGGAAAACAGAAAGTTTTATTCAAAGACAAATCCATTTCTGAATGGAATGTTATAGAATTAGCAAAACATAAAGCCAAATTTTCTCAACACAATAGCAATGATATTCCTCTGGAAGTAAAAGATGTTGTGATGATGGGGAGATATCCTTATTTCGATGCACAACCCCGAAAAGAGGATTTGGAAGCGATGAATAATATGATGTATGAAACAGATGTTTATCATTTGAAAGATAGAGAATATAACACTTTATCTGGTGGTGAAAAGCAACGGGTTCATCTTTCACGAGTGCTGGCACAATTGCAAAATGAAATTGCTCATAAGCTATTATTCCTGGATGAGCCTCTGAATAATCTCGACGTTAAGCATCAGTATAAAGCACTGGAAATAATAAAGAATTTTACTAAAAAAGCAAACAGTGCCATTGTCGTTTTACATGATTTAAATTTAGCAGCTCAGTATGCTGATAAAATATTATTAATGAAATCAGGACGGGTTTCAGCTTATGGAACACCACAGGAAGTTTTTACTGCTGAAAATATAAGCAATGCTTACAATTTCCCGTGTACCATTTGTGATCACCCAATTACGAATAACCCAATGATCATTTTTGGATAACCATGGAAAAAGATGAACTTAAAATTCTGGCTCAAAACTTAGCCAATCCTCAAGGAGAAAAAGGCATTGAGATAGGCGAAATGATGAATGCCACCAATATCAGTATGACATCGGAAAGTATCAAGACACTACTGATAGAAGATGATGAATATATTCTTGAAATAGGACACGGAAATGCAGGTCACCTGAGAAATATTTTTGATAAAGCAAAAAATATCAGGTATACGGGGATTGATATTTCTGAAACCATGCATGAAGAAGCTAAAAGATTAAATAAAGAATTTGCGAACGAAGCTGAATTTGTACTATACGAAGGGAAAAAGCTTCCATTTAAGGATAAGATTTTTGATAAAATATTTACGGTCAATACCGTATACTTCTGGGAAGACCCCGTAACATTTCTTAATGAAATTTATAGGGTTTTAAAAGATGACGGAACCTTCGTACTTACTTTCGGACAGAGAAGATTCATGGAAACTCTGCCGTTTACAGAATATAATTTTACCATGTACAGCAATAGCGAAATGGAAGAATTAGTTTCCCAAAGCCATTTCAAGAGAATGAAGATCTCAGAAAAAGAAGAAGACATACAAAGTAAATCAGGAAACGAAACAATACATAGAATTTATACAGTTTTAACCATAAAAAAATAGAATAAATAAAATGAGCACATTAGTTAACGAATTAAGAGAAAAGTGGGACGCTCTAAAAGCAGAAAATCCACATATAAGAATAAGAAATGCTGCTTTACAGTTGGGTGTAAGCGAAGCTGATTTATTGGTAACTAATATCGGTGAAGGAGTAACGGTTTTAAAGCCGGAGTTTCAGAATGTCCTTACCGAAGTAGAACAATTAGGAAAAGTAATGGCACTTACACGCAACGACGAATGTGTTCATGAGAGAAAAGGGACTTATTTAAATGGTGATTTCAGCAGCCCTCATGCCCAGCTTTTTGTTGGTGAAGACATCGATCTTAGAATTTTCCTTAATTCTTGGAAATTTGCTTTTGCTGTAGTAGAGGGAGATAAGAAAAGTCTTCAGTTCTTTGGAAAAGACGGCTTGGCTCTTCACAAGATCTATTTAACAAAAGACAGCAATGAAAGTGCATTTGAAGCTATTGTTGAAAAATATAAGGCAGAAGATCAAAATGAAGTTTTCACTTTTGAGGCGATCGCACCAAAACCAGCTGAAAAACCAGATTCTGAAATTGATGCTGAAGGGTTCAAAAAAGCTTGGATTGAATTAAAAGATACTCATGAGTTTTTCATGATGACAAGAAAATTCGGGGTAAGCAGAACTCAGGCTTTAAGATTAGCTCCGGAAGGATTTGCTAAAAAAATAGATAATGCAAAAGTGGTAAACATTCTTGAAGATGCTTCTGAAAAGAATGTTCCAATCATGGCTTTCGTAGGAAACAGAGGGATTATCCAGATCCATACCGGAAACGTGAAAAAGACCCTTTGGCACCAGCAGTGGTTTAATGTAATGGATCCTGATTTTAACCTGCATTTAGATGTAACTAAAATTACAGAAGCCTGGATTGTTAAAAAACCAACTGAAGATGGAGAAGTAACAGCTATTGAGGTGTTTAATAGTGAAGGAGATTTCATCGTTCAGTTCTTTGGAAAAAGAAAACCTGGAATTCCTGAATTACAAGAGTGGAAAGACCTTGTAGCAGGACTGGAAAAGTAATAGTTAGATGATTTGATTTAGACCGTTTTGTTTTTTGTAAATCAGAGCGGTCTTTTTTTTAGTTGTTAAATTGCTAAATTGCTAAATTGTAAAATAGTAAAATCGCGAAAGGCGAAATTGCAAAAAGGCTAAAAGCAGATCGACAATTTTGTGATTTTACGATTTTACAAATGAGTGGTTTCACGAATCAGCAATTTAGCGATTTTGCCTTTCGGCCCTTTCGCCTTTAACCAAAAATTAATTAAAATGAAGAATATTTTCATCGCACTTCTACTCATAAGTTTTAGTATCGCTAATGCTCAAAACTTAAAGGCTTATCAGTTCTATGATAAAAAAGGAAATGAAATAGAGACAGACAAGTTAGTAAAAGAACTGGCGGATTATGATGTGGTTTTCTTTGGTGAAAATCACAACAGTTCTATTAATCACTGGCTTCAGTTGAAACTAACAGAAGCTTTATATGAAAAGAAAAACGGACAGATTATCTTGGGTGCTGAAATGTTTGAAAGAGATAATCAATCACAGTTGAACCAGTATTTAAGTGGAAAGTTTGATGCTAAGACCTTGAAAGATTCAGCAAGATTATGGAATAATTATGCAACTGATTACAAACCGTTGGTTGATTTTGCTAAAGATAAAAAACTGAATTTCATCGCAACGAATATTCCAAGACGATATGCTTCACAAACGGCAAAAGAGGGATTGGAATCTTTAAATAAATTAACGGCAAAGGAGAAAACCTATATAGCCCAGCTCCCGATCAAAGTAACTTTGGACACCCCCGGTTATCCTGAAATGAAAAAAATGATGGGTGACCATGCAGAAGGTACCAAAGTAATGAACTTTATCTCAGCGCAGGCTACCAAAGATGCTACCATGGCTGAATCTATTCTGAAAAATATTCAGGCAGGAAAAACCTTCATCCATTATAATGGGAACTATCACAGCAAAGAATTTGGAGGAACCTATTGGTATATCAAACAAAAGAATCCCAAATTAAAAATGGCAGTGATCTCTGTTTTTGAATCTGAAGATCCTGCATTGAAAGTTCCGGAAAAGGAATACATCCCAACAGATTTCAATCTGATTATTCCAGCTGATATGACGAAAACTTTTTAATTTTGATTATTAAAAGCTGTACAATGTAAAAAATGAAAAAACTATCTTTCCTGCTACTTTATTTCGCTGTTTGGACGAATGCTCAAAAAATAACACCAAATGAGCTTGCCATAATCAATCAGGGGGATATCAATGCTGCATTACCCATTTATCAGACGACAGATGCTGTTCAACATAAAACATTGCTTAACCTTTCTACTGAAATTGATCCGGTTGATCCCAATACGGTAACATTGGTTAAAAGAATGAAAGAATCACTTCTGACAACAGATGGAGGAGTAGGAATTGCAGCCCCACAGGTTGGAATTAATCGTAAGATCATATGGGTTCAGCGTTTCGATAAGAAAGATAACCCATTAGAATATTTCATAAATCCTGTGATTGTATGGAGATCGGAATTACAAAATCTCGGACCTGAGGGCGATTTATCAATACCTGAATTCAGAGATCAGTTTTACAGAAGTAAAGTGATACAGCTGGAATATGCGGATCTGAAAGGTCAGAAGTACTCAGAAATTGTAGAAGGTTTTACAGCGGTTATTTTCCAGCATGAGATTGACCATCTTTTTGGAATCTTAATTTCTGATAAAAAAGAGAAGGATAAAAATAATTCTTATTTGAAAGTGGATACTTATAAAAAAGATGATTCAAAAATAAAATAGGAATTACGAGGTTTTAAATGCTTAATATATATGAAAAGCAATCGATTCTATATGTTTTGATTTTAAATTTTAATTCACCCCGTTTTCTAGAATCATTTGTAAATTCATAAACCCTGCCATTTTCAGAATCTAGAAAAAATTGATTATATTGAGGTATTTTCTTTGATTCATCCATTATATGATTGAAAATTTTCTTTGTTCTGATCATACAGGAGTCTGATTCATCAATTTTATATTTGTCAACTCTGTATGTAGAATAAATATAATTTTCAAAAATTTTTGGCTTTAAATAAAGATTAGTTTCCGTGTTTAAAATGTTCCCCATTAACTCTTTTATTATCAACTGAAATTCTTCTGGTCTTAGATTTAATTCTTTAACCAAGGTTTTCATTTGCTTTTCAAAAGTTGTATTTGTTTTCGGGTAAAGTTGAGGTTGAGGTTCGTTTGTGAAATGCCAATAATCAAAATACATATTTGAAAAAAATGGGATTGAATAAAATTTTTGTTTTTTTTCGAAAACTAAGATTTCATCATAATCTTCTTTTTCAGGATTTTTATAAAGTGTTATAGATAAGGAATCTAGATCTAACTTTCTTACTTTTTCTAGTTTTTTATCAATCATTGGGAATTTTTTCAGTACCGATTGTGTACTTTCTTCAGAAGAATTAAAACCTAGATTATTTTCTTTTCTGCAGGAAATTAGTGTAAATAATAAAATTAGAATTGAGGTAATTCGTTTCATAATAGTTTAAGGGAAAAGTAATTTGTATTTTTAATTTGAATGAAGGATATGTTTTAAGAAATATTTTTAATATAGCTAAAGTATTAAAAAAAGCAATTGGTATATTGATTGAGAAAAATAAGTAGATTAAAGTGGATGCTTTTCAAAAAGTAAAATAAAAAATGGCTGCCTTACAATGGCTGCCATTTTTTATGATGTACCTGTTGATACTATTTTTCGATCTTGCTTAAAATCTTATTGATTGAATCTTTCAGCTGTAATAGATCTTCAGGCTGAACATTTATTTTTTTCATGATCTTATCGGGAACACCGCACGCATTTTCTTTCAGTATGTTTCCTTTTTCCGTTAGAAAAACCTGTACCACTCTTTCAT is a window from the Chryseobacterium sp. T16E-39 genome containing:
- a CDS encoding heme ABC transporter ATP-binding protein, giving the protein MIKAHQISYKHKEFHILDGVDVSLGYGEFLAIVGPNGAGKSSLLSVLANEIKSGKQKVLFKDKSISEWNVIELAKHKAKFSQHNSNDIPLEVKDVVMMGRYPYFDAQPRKEDLEAMNNMMYETDVYHLKDREYNTLSGGEKQRVHLSRVLAQLQNEIAHKLLFLDEPLNNLDVKHQYKALEIIKNFTKKANSAIVVLHDLNLAAQYADKILLMKSGRVSAYGTPQEVFTAENISNAYNFPCTICDHPITNNPMIIFG
- a CDS encoding FecCD family ABC transporter permease translates to MKTQSKLYFYLTISTILLVIIAVWSLNTGVYNFNGASPYKILWEVIKGNENVSLSDKYVIWDVRAARIIMAILIGSMLAVSGTGLQGLFKNPLATGDLIGLTSGATLLAAIAIVLGGYFKQYLPEVIQFSLVGISAFIGAFLSMMLVYRISTSGGKTNVVMMLLTGVAITAIGFSITGFLIYISKDEQLRDLTFWNLGSLAAATWTKNIVLGIVLIISYVILIPKGKALNAMMLGEKDAQHLGINVERLKKQIIVIVALMVGTSVGFSGTIGFVGLIVPYILRLLFKSNYAFILPLSAVCGSVLLLTADTFSRSIVEPSELPIGILTALMGGPIFIAILIKFKKSL
- a CDS encoding hemin ABC transporter substrate-binding protein → MKKIVLVVSVLLAVYSCKKAEGAKQENTTEAVSSETPKSNNKIVTLSGGITEIVSALGHEKEIVGTDVTSTYPESLKTTAKNLGHVRSITIEPIMAVNPTLILASDKDINPELMGKIKSSGIKAEVFKQEYSVEGTKKLIEQVAKAIGNTDYQKLNDKIDADLKQVQPLAKKPKVLFIYARGNMLMVSGTKTPMDALITLAGGQNAVTEFEDFKPLTPEAVVKANPDVLFFFSSGLEGAGGNEGALKMPGVSQTNAGKNKKIIAMDGGLVSGFGPRVGEAAVGLNKLLIENTK
- the def gene encoding peptide deformylase, coding for MKKLSFLLLYFAVWTNAQKITPNELAIINQGDINAALPIYQTTDAVQHKTLLNLSTEIDPVDPNTVTLVKRMKESLLTTDGGVGIAAPQVGINRKIIWVQRFDKKDNPLEYFINPVIVWRSELQNLGPEGDLSIPEFRDQFYRSKVIQLEYADLKGQKYSEIVEGFTAVIFQHEIDHLFGILISDKKEKDKNNSYLKVDTYKKDDSKIK
- a CDS encoding class I SAM-dependent methyltransferase; the protein is MEKDELKILAQNLANPQGEKGIEIGEMMNATNISMTSESIKTLLIEDDEYILEIGHGNAGHLRNIFDKAKNIRYTGIDISETMHEEAKRLNKEFANEAEFVLYEGKKLPFKDKIFDKIFTVNTVYFWEDPVTFLNEIYRVLKDDGTFVLTFGQRRFMETLPFTEYNFTMYSNSEMEELVSQSHFKRMKISEKEEDIQSKSGNETIHRIYTVLTIKK
- a CDS encoding hemin-degrading factor, with protein sequence MSTLVNELREKWDALKAENPHIRIRNAALQLGVSEADLLVTNIGEGVTVLKPEFQNVLTEVEQLGKVMALTRNDECVHERKGTYLNGDFSSPHAQLFVGEDIDLRIFLNSWKFAFAVVEGDKKSLQFFGKDGLALHKIYLTKDSNESAFEAIVEKYKAEDQNEVFTFEAIAPKPAEKPDSEIDAEGFKKAWIELKDTHEFFMMTRKFGVSRTQALRLAPEGFAKKIDNAKVVNILEDASEKNVPIMAFVGNRGIIQIHTGNVKKTLWHQQWFNVMDPDFNLHLDVTKITEAWIVKKPTEDGEVTAIEVFNSEGDFIVQFFGKRKPGIPELQEWKDLVAGLEK
- a CDS encoding ChaN family lipoprotein — translated: MKNIFIALLLISFSIANAQNLKAYQFYDKKGNEIETDKLVKELADYDVVFFGENHNSSINHWLQLKLTEALYEKKNGQIILGAEMFERDNQSQLNQYLSGKFDAKTLKDSARLWNNYATDYKPLVDFAKDKKLNFIATNIPRRYASQTAKEGLESLNKLTAKEKTYIAQLPIKVTLDTPGYPEMKKMMGDHAEGTKVMNFISAQATKDATMAESILKNIQAGKTFIHYNGNYHSKEFGGTYWYIKQKNPKLKMAVISVFESEDPALKVPEKEYIPTDFNLIIPADMTKTF